Proteins encoded by one window of Nicotiana tabacum cultivar K326 chromosome 10, ASM71507v2, whole genome shotgun sequence:
- the LOC142164792 gene encoding uncharacterized protein LOC142164792 translates to MLVICPHHGIPDLMLGQRFYMGLSDSMKNIVDASARGAFLSKTWREGQSLLDKMAQNSGWTTRNAPITPVVHSVPLDPSNSMAENMTTLLTQMSILTKKVEESRQKQQVHIVDTTNGGLCTSCISQPIGNQWNAEHDHHYPEDINYVSNYGGQRQGSQNWGQQNQSYRPVQPQFNNGNMGGMRPPNNMAPYPRPQGYNNQNQQQGYHPPQQQHGGRQEDEFARLEAMMQQVIGSNTKISERVDAHDSAIKNIEVQMGQISMSLNNRPHGTLPADTQINPKDQGPKQLMVVSLRNGKDLHVEQERAQESRQAETLIPVPIELDESTKLTEVTVQPAQEEHNIQIETEKEAETTQEQVVEVTADKEQSQIIRKKRPPAPFPQRLAKHQKEEQYKKFLEMLKQIQVNIPLIYALKEMPGYAKMMKDLMSRKFDFQDLATVTLTQTCSAVVTRPIAEKLSDPGSFTIPCTIGNFAFAKALCDLGASINLKPLAIYKRLGIGRARPTSMLLQLADRTVKRPSGILDDVLIQVGKFVFSADFVILGYKVDEEIPIILGRPFLATGRALIDCETRELKMRLNDEEITFNVQKCMR, encoded by the coding sequence ATGCTGGTTATATGTCCgcaccatggtattccagatttgatgttggggcagcggttttacatgggattgtcagatagcatgaagaacattgttgatgcttcagctcgtggagcatttttgagcaaaacatggagagaaggcCAGAGTCTGCTTGATAAGATGGCgcagaattcgggatggacaaccaggaatgcacctatcactccagtggttcactcagtgcccttagatccatccaactcTATGGCTGAAAACATGACCACCTTATTGACACAGATGAGTATACTCACtaaaaaggtggaagagtcaaggcagaagcagcaggtacacatcgtagatactaccaatgggggcttgtgcacatcttgcattagtcagccaattggtaaccAATGGAATGCAGAACATGATCATCACTACCCTGAAGACATAAactatgtgtctaattatggaggccagagacaggGTAGTCAGAATTGGGGCCAGCAAAATCAGTCGTACAGGCCAGTCCAACCACAGTTCAACAATGggaacatgggaggtatgagacctccTAACAATATGGCACCTTATCCAAGGCCACAGGGATATAACAATCAGAATCAACAGCAGGGGTATCACCCTCCTCAGCAGCAGCATGGTGGACGGCAAGAAGATGAGTTTGCTAGACTTGAGGCAATGATGCAGCAAGTTATTGGGTCTAATACAAAAATTAGTGAGAGAGTAGATGCACACGATTCAGCTatcaagaatattgaagtgcagatGGGCCAAATTTCAATGTCTCTAAACAATCGTCCTCATGGGACATTACCTGCAGACACTCAAATAAACCCCAAAGATCAAGGCCCGAAGCAGTTGATGGTAGTGAGTCTACGGAATGGCAAAGATTTACACGTAGAGCAAGAAAGGGCTCAAGAGAGCAGACAGGCTGAGACTCTCataccagtgcccattgagctagaTGAGTCAACGAAACTGACAGAGGTGACAGTCCAGCCTGCTCAGGAAGAACACAACATTCAGATTGAGACTGAGAAAGAAGCTGAGACAACCCAGGAACAAGTAGTTGAGGTGACAGCTGATAAAGAGCAGTCCCAAATCATTAGGAAGAAGAGACCTCCTGCACCGTTCCCTCAGAGGCTGGCTAAGCACCAGAAAGAGGAGCAgtacaagaaattcttggagatgctgaaacaaatccaggtaaatattccattgatttatgctttgaaagagatgcctgggtatgcaaaaatgatgaaggacttaatGTCGAGAAAATTCGATTTCCAAGACCTGGCCACGGTGACTCTTACTCAGACCTGCAGTGCagtggtgactagaccaattgcGGAGAAGCTATCTGACCCAGGGAGCTTTACAATTCCCTGCACTATTGGTAATTTTGCTTTTGCTAAGGCACTTTGTGATCTAGGGGCTAGCATTAATCTTAAGCCCCTGGCGATTTATAAGAGGCTggggattggaagagctagacccacctctatgttgttgcagctggctgacaggaCTGTAAAAAGACCCTCTGGTATCCTGGATGATGTGTTGATTCAGGTGGGGAAATTTGTGTTCtctgcagattttgtgatcttgggctacaaggtggatgaagaaattcccataattttgggaaggccgttcttggccactgggagagctctcattgattgtgagactagggagctcaagatgagattgaacgacgaagagataacattcaatgtgcagaaatgtaTGAGGTga